The genome window CTCAATATTGTTTTATTTAGTATTGATTGGGATCGTTATAGGTGGATATTTTTTATTTCAAAAGCAACAACAAGGACATCAAAAAAATCCTAAAAAATACAAGCATTAAAAATGGTAAATGAAGACATACAAATTCCAGTAATTTTGAAACTCAAAATTTATTTAGGTCTTTTATTGAGTACATCTCTTTTTATTGGGTTGTATGTAATATTGTATTATTTAGGTGGTTTGATTTATTTAGGAATTGGATTAATTCCCTTAATTTTTGTTTTGTTTATCAAAAATAAACCAATAGGTGTGCTTGTTAAGAGAAAAGAACATCCCAAATTAATTGCATTAGTGGAAGAAACTGCTGAAAAACTTAATGTATCCTGTCCAGATGAAATTTATTTAACTGCAGATCCAAGCATAAGTGTTAGTGGTTTTTTTAAGAAAAGACTTTCTATTGGGATTGCTTCTATAAGGTCACTTTCAGAAAAAGAATTCCAATCTATTATAGCACATGAAATGGGGCATTTTTATGGAAAAGATACGGTTATAGGAGGATTTTTTTGGAGAGTTGATTATTCTCTTGAGAAATCATCTGAATTTGGAAAAGCATGGTATGATGCAATCCCTATAATGAATTTTGCAATAATTGGTTTAGTTGTTATGTTATTTTACAAAGTTTATAGATTCTTCTTTGGAATAATTAATTATTATTATTCCAGGCAAATGGAATATAGAGCTGATTATGTAGCATCTAAAGTTGCAGGTTCTACAAATTTTCATAAGGGGTTGTTAAACTATTCTAGTTATACTGGATACTTCACACAAGTTGGATATAACTCTATGATTCAATTATTAAATCAAGGACAAGCTTTTGTAAATATATACGAAAATGTCCATACATGGTATACTAAAGAAAACGCTAAGAAAATTCAAAAACAAGTTATGCTTAATGATAAGTGGAGTCTATTCTCTACACATCCCACTCTGAAAAGCAGGTTAAAGCGAATCCCTCAATCATCAAACTCCGAAAAATCAAAACCTGCAAAAGAATTATTCAACAATTTTATCAAATTAGAGAAAGATATGACTGAGAAAATTACAGAAGAATTTCATCATAATATCACTGTAAATAGATTGTATGAAGAAGCAGTAGCGAGAGAAGGGAGATGCCAATTCTGTGGTAAGCAATATAACAAGTTACAGGACTTATTAGAGCATGAGGCTAAGTGTAATAAGAGAGAAAAATAAAATGGTTCGTTGCAATGAATGTAATACTCAGATAAGAGAACTTCCTTTCAAATGCAAATTTTGTGGACAACATCACTGTAGCTCACATAGGCTTCCTGAGGATCATCACTGCACTGGATTGCCAAGAAAAAATTTATTTCATAATCTTAAAGGAGGTAAACGAAAACAGCACAGATCACACAACAAACTTCATCAATCTTATCAAGCAACTGAAACTAATATTATTAGATTTGCAAAGCGTAAATATCATCAAGCAAAATATTGGTTAAATCGAAGACAACATAGAAAATACACTAATTGGAATAATTTCTTCATGAATCTGTTTTGGATTGCAATATTATCAGTATCATTTGGAATAATTTACTCTAATATTGATAAGTTGAATGAGATTATCTTATGGTTTATTCCACTTGGAGGGGCATTAATTCTGATGAATATATTTTTCTTGATTAAGTATCTGTGGAAGTTCATAAAGAGAATAGGATATTGGTATAAAGGAGAAAGAAACTGGATTAAATATTTAGTTCTAATCTTAATTTTACTTTTAGTATGGCAAGGATATCAACATAAGGATACTATTTTTGATAAAGCGATTGAGAAATATAATGAGGTTAAATTTTCTAATTTATTTCCTTTTGGAATCTCAGATGAAATTTCAGAAGATAGTCTGTTCAGTAAGAAAAGTGTAAGTACCATCACTGAAGGGGTATCTCAACAAATCAAAGAGGTTGTCGATCCTGATCCTATATCTGATAAAACAATGGATGTAGAAAAAGCTATTTTAAAATATACTAATGCTGAAAGAAGATCAAAAGGATTATCCTCATTAAAATGGGATTCTAAATTAGCTACTGTTGCAAGAGATCATAGTTTAGATATGGTTGAAAATGATTTCTTTTCACATGACAATCTTAAGGGCGAAGACCCAACTGACAGAGCTATAAGACATGGATATAATGTACATAAAGAATTAGGCGGTGGTTGGTATTCAGATGGCATTGCTGAAAATATAGGAAAAATGCCAACTGGTGATGTTGAAGGAATGGGTTATGTTTCAAGCGATGCAGACAGTATTGCTAAAGCCCATGTTGAATCATGGATGGATAGTCCAGGACATAGAGCAAATATCTTAGAATCTAAATACTCCATTTTGGCAGTAGGCTGTGCATATGATGGACTATATTATGTTTGCACTCAAAATTTTTATTAACTTACTTATCATCCCTCACTCTCACGATTCTTGGAAATCTTAGCTTCTCAAAATTGCCTTTGTTAAAAGAGAGCTCGATTACTGAACCAACTTCGTAATCATCTTTACTCATTACTGTGCCTTCCTTTTCCTCTTCTGTTACATACTTGTAGACAAATGCTTTCTCGTCTTTTGTTTTCTTCTTCTCAATAATTCTTACATCTCTTGTTCTTATTGGCTTTAGCTTGATCCAGTTAAAGCGAGAGTTTGGTCTGTACTCTTCAAGATTTTTAACAACAATTCCTTCAAATCCTGACTCAATAAATTTCTTGTATAAGCTCTGGACATCAACAATGGTGTTTGTAAAAGTATTTGGTATGATAGACAAGCTTTCATTCTCTTCCACTACAAGACCAATGTGTAGTCTTCTGTTGACATAATCTAATTCAGTCAAATCATGTCCATCAACTTCTAAGATATCAAAAACAAAATAAACAAGCTTCTCGCCTTTTTCTAACTTCTTTGAGATGGCTCTGTGAGGACCCATTACTTTACCATCTTTAACAACTGCAATTTCTCCGTCAAGAACAACATCATTAATATGCAATCCTTTTCTAAGATTATCAACAATAGACAAATACCTGCTTGAATAGTCTTTACCATTACGAGTAATGAAACGAAGATCATCGCCTTTTCTTTCAAGCAATATCCTTATCCCATCTATCTTTGGCTCAACTGCAACTGCATCATTATTGTAAATGAATACTTCAACATCTCCATCGCCAACAAGCTGTGGCTTAAAGTTCATCACATCCATCATTAACACTCACCTTTTCCAGATTATCATTAATTATTTTAAACAACCACTTGCCTTTTCCTTTAGAAGAATGAGCGCTCTTGAAGTAAACTGCAAGTAATGGTAAAACATTATGTTTAGAGCATACTGGCAAAAGCCCATGCAAACCTCTCTTTAAAGAAAAGCTTTTTTCCTTTGTGCTTTTTACCTCAACAAGATACGTTTTGTTTAAGGTAAATAATACTGCATCGCAGACAGACTCTTTACGTCTGCCAGATGCTGCAACTCGTTCAGTATGAAAACCTTGTTCATTCATTAAGTTACAAAAATCTCTTTCATATTGTAGATGACTTTTCAATCTCATCAGATATCGCCTCCAATTCTTTTTCT of Candidatus Woesearchaeota archaeon contains these proteins:
- a CDS encoding M48 family metalloprotease, giving the protein MVNEDIQIPVILKLKIYLGLLLSTSLFIGLYVILYYLGGLIYLGIGLIPLIFVLFIKNKPIGVLVKRKEHPKLIALVEETAEKLNVSCPDEIYLTADPSISVSGFFKKRLSIGIASIRSLSEKEFQSIIAHEMGHFYGKDTVIGGFFWRVDYSLEKSSEFGKAWYDAIPIMNFAIIGLVVMLFYKVYRFFFGIINYYYSRQMEYRADYVASKVAGSTNFHKGLLNYSSYTGYFTQVGYNSMIQLLNQGQAFVNIYENVHTWYTKENAKKIQKQVMLNDKWSLFSTHPTLKSRLKRIPQSSNSEKSKPAKELFNNFIKLEKDMTEKITEEFHHNITVNRLYEEAVAREGRCQFCGKQYNKLQDLLEHEAKCNKREK